A genomic stretch from Cardiocondyla obscurior isolate alpha-2009 linkage group LG10, Cobs3.1, whole genome shotgun sequence includes:
- the Lmpt gene encoding four and a half LIM domains protein 2 isoform X12 — protein sequence MATDALSERLSSKLHLQTKTVGEERIRRAKEKDDDVAFCTMFSMDGDPTFKCCLGKYCLIGDPKKTDPGTKKMEYKTRQWHEKCFCCVVCKNPIGTKSFIPREQEIYCAGCYEDKFATRCVKCNKIITSGGVTYKNEPWHRDCFTCSNCNTSLAGQRFTSRDDKPYCADCFGELFAKRCTACSKPITGIGGTRFISFEDRHWHNDCFICAGCKTSLVGRGFITDGDDIICPECAKMKLM from the exons ATGGCCACCGACGCGTTAAGTGAACGGCTATCGAGCAAGCTGCACCTGCAGACGAAGACTGTGGGTGAAGAGAGGATCAGAAGGGCGAAAGAGAAGGACGATGATGTCGCGTTCTGCACCATGTTCTCTATGGATGGTGATCCTACATTCAAATGCTGTCTCGGCAAATACTGCCTGATCGGAGACCCGAAGAAGACAGACCCAG GTACCAAGAAGATGGAATACAAGACCAGACAATGGCACGAGAAGTGCTTCTGCTGCGTGGTTTGCAAAAATCCGATCGGTACGAAAAGCTTCATCCCGCGCGAGCAAGAGATTTATTGTGCCGGATGTTACGAGGACAAGTTCGCCACTCGATGTGTTAAGTGCAACAAG ATCATCACTAGCGGCGGCGTGACATACAAGAATGAGCCATGGCACAGAGATTGCTTCACCTGCAGCAACTGCAACACCTCCCTGGCGGGACAACGATTCACGTCGCGCGACGACAAACCATACTGTGCCGATTGCTTTGGCGAGCTCTTTGCCAAGAGGTGCACCGCTTGCTCCAAGCCAATCACCG gTATTGGCGGCACTCGATTCATCTCATTCGAAGACAGGCATTGGCATAACGATTGCTTTATCTGTGCGGGCTGCAAAACTTCACTGGTCGGACGTGGCTTTATCACCGACGGTGACGACATCATATGTCCTGAGTGCGCTAAGATGAAGCTGATGTAA
- the Lmpt gene encoding four and a half LIM domains protein 2 isoform X11, with protein MSKDWHSGHFCCWQCDESLTGQRYVLRDEHPYCIKCYESVFANGCEECNKIIGIDSKDLSYKDKHWHEACFLCNRCRVSLVDKQFGSKVDKIYCGNCYDAQFASRCDGCGEIFRAGTKKMEYKTRQWHEKCFCCVVCKNPIGTKSFIPREQEIYCAGCYEDKFATRCVKCNKIITSGGVTYKNEPWHRDCFTCSNCNTSLAGQRFTSRDDKPYCADCFGELFAKRCTACSKPITGIGGTRFISFEDRHWHNDCFICAGCKTSLVGRGFITDGDDIICPECAKMKLM; from the exons ATGAGCAAGGACTGGCACAGCGGCCACTTCTGTTGCTGGCAGTGCGACGAATCCCTGACAGGACAGCGTTACGTTCTTAGAGACGAGCATCCTTACTGCATTAAGTGCTACGAAAGCGTTTTCGCCAATGGCTGCGAGGAATGCAACAAAATTATTGGCATCGACTCCAAG GATTTATCGTACAAGGATAAGCACTGGCATGAGGCTTGCTTCCTCTGCAACAGGTGCAGAGTGTCCTTGGTGGATAAACAGTTCGGCAGCAAGGTGGACAAGATCTATTGCGGCAACTGCTACGACGCCCAATTCGCCAGCCGTTGCGATGGATGCGGCGAAATCTTCCGTGCCG GTACCAAGAAGATGGAATACAAGACCAGACAATGGCACGAGAAGTGCTTCTGCTGCGTGGTTTGCAAAAATCCGATCGGTACGAAAAGCTTCATCCCGCGCGAGCAAGAGATTTATTGTGCCGGATGTTACGAGGACAAGTTCGCCACTCGATGTGTTAAGTGCAACAAG ATCATCACTAGCGGCGGCGTGACATACAAGAATGAGCCATGGCACAGAGATTGCTTCACCTGCAGCAACTGCAACACCTCCCTGGCGGGACAACGATTCACGTCGCGCGACGACAAACCATACTGTGCCGATTGCTTTGGCGAGCTCTTTGCCAAGAGGTGCACCGCTTGCTCCAAGCCAATCACCG gTATTGGCGGCACTCGATTCATCTCATTCGAAGACAGGCATTGGCATAACGATTGCTTTATCTGTGCGGGCTGCAAAACTTCACTGGTCGGACGTGGCTTTATCACCGACGGTGACGACATCATATGTCCTGAGTGCGCTAAGATGAAGCTGATGTAA
- the Lmpt gene encoding four and a half LIM domains protein 2 isoform X10 produces MADVDSVVYTTTERKVRKVKKTTKRRESHDQNASEVTITEVDSTQNNHHAIEDGEYTKAMSKDWHSGHFCCWQCDESLTGQRYVLRDEHPYCIKCYESVFANGCEECNKIIGIDSKDLSYKDKHWHEACFLCNRCRVSLVDKQFGSKVDKIYCGNCYDAQFASRCDGCGEIFRAGTKKMEYKTRQWHEKCFCCVVCKNPIGTKSFIPREQEIYCAGCYEDKFATRCVKCNKIITSGGVTYKNEPWHRDCFTCSNCNTSLAGQRFTSRDDKPYCADCFGELFAKRCTACSKPITGIGGTRFISFEDRHWHNDCFICAGCKTSLVGRGFITDGDDIICPECAKMKLM; encoded by the exons ATGGCGGACGTAGACAGTGTAGTGTACACGACCACTGAGCGCAAGGTGCGCAAAGTGAAGAAGACGACCAAGCGTCGGGAAAGCCACGATCAAAACGCGTCGGAGGTCACGATCACCGAGGTCGACAGCACGCAGAACAACCACCACGCCATCGAAGA TGGCGAATACACAAAGGCGATGAGCAAGGACTGGCACAGCGGCCACTTCTGTTGCTGGCAGTGCGACGAATCCCTGACAGGACAGCGTTACGTTCTTAGAGACGAGCATCCTTACTGCATTAAGTGCTACGAAAGCGTTTTCGCCAATGGCTGCGAGGAATGCAACAAAATTATTGGCATCGACTCCAAG GATTTATCGTACAAGGATAAGCACTGGCATGAGGCTTGCTTCCTCTGCAACAGGTGCAGAGTGTCCTTGGTGGATAAACAGTTCGGCAGCAAGGTGGACAAGATCTATTGCGGCAACTGCTACGACGCCCAATTCGCCAGCCGTTGCGATGGATGCGGCGAAATCTTCCGTGCCG GTACCAAGAAGATGGAATACAAGACCAGACAATGGCACGAGAAGTGCTTCTGCTGCGTGGTTTGCAAAAATCCGATCGGTACGAAAAGCTTCATCCCGCGCGAGCAAGAGATTTATTGTGCCGGATGTTACGAGGACAAGTTCGCCACTCGATGTGTTAAGTGCAACAAG ATCATCACTAGCGGCGGCGTGACATACAAGAATGAGCCATGGCACAGAGATTGCTTCACCTGCAGCAACTGCAACACCTCCCTGGCGGGACAACGATTCACGTCGCGCGACGACAAACCATACTGTGCCGATTGCTTTGGCGAGCTCTTTGCCAAGAGGTGCACCGCTTGCTCCAAGCCAATCACCG gTATTGGCGGCACTCGATTCATCTCATTCGAAGACAGGCATTGGCATAACGATTGCTTTATCTGTGCGGGCTGCAAAACTTCACTGGTCGGACGTGGCTTTATCACCGACGGTGACGACATCATATGTCCTGAGTGCGCTAAGATGAAGCTGATGTAA